A stretch of DNA from Bradyrhizobium septentrionale:
TCTCGGACCGGCCCAAACTCAATCAGCTAACCTCCGCCCAACAATCGTCGTTCTCATAAATCCGCACGCTCTCGCAATCAGGAATGCGCTCAAAGAACCAACTGGCAATGATCTCGGCGGTCGGGTTCTCCAGTCCTTCGACATCGTTGAGAAGTCGATGATCGACCAGTTTAATCAACGGCCCCACCTCGGCATCCATCTCAGCGAAGTCCTTCACGAAGCCCCTACCGTCCAACCCTCCCTGCATCACGACTTCCATGCGGTAGTTGTGTCCGTGTAGATTCTTGCACTTGTGGCCATCGGGTAGATTGGGAAGGCGATGAGCGGAT
This window harbors:
- a CDS encoding 6-pyruvoyl trahydropterin synthase family protein; translated protein: MNKHFSSQRIVSERRSRSDGDDVVLTTRIGRTYRFESAHRLPNLPDGHKCKNLHGHNYRMEVVMQGGLDGRGFVKDFAEMDAEVGPLIKLVDHRLLNDVEGLENPTAEIIASWFFERIPDCESVRIYENDDCWAEVS